One genomic region from Argentina anserina chromosome 2, drPotAnse1.1, whole genome shotgun sequence encodes:
- the LOC126782128 gene encoding uncharacterized protein LOC126782128 — MKFKKTVFVTVGTTSFDALVKAVVTPEVKDELSRRGYTDILIQMGRGSYIPSKSEGSGDSIGVDYFTFSSSIADHLRAASLVISHAGSGSIFETLRLGKPLIVVVNEDLMDNHQCELAEELADRKHLYYARPQTLQHIIADMKVESLIPYHPGDATPVAKLINRFLGFF; from the exons ATGAAGTTTAAGAAGACAGTTTTTGTAACTGTTGGGACAACTAGTTTTGATGCTCTAGTGAAAGCGGTGGTTACACCAGAGGTTAAAGACGAGCTGTCAAGAAGAGGGTACACTGATATTCTCATTCAAATGGGCCGTGGCTCCTATATTCCCTCAAAG TCTGAAGGAAGTGGTGATTCCATCGGAGTAGATTATTTCACTTTTTCATCAAGCATTGCAGACCATCTAAGAGCGGCATCTCTTGTCATTAGCCATGCAG GGTCAGGGAGCATATTTGAGACATTGCGACTTGGGAAGCCCTTGATTGTTGTGGTTAATGAAGATTTGATGGACAACCATCAATGTGAGTTGGCAGAAGAACTAGCAGACAGGAAGCATCTGTACTATGCTCGTCCACAGACACTTCAACACATTATTGCAGATATGAAAGTGGAGTCCCTCATTCCATACCATCCAGGTGATGCCACACCCGTAGCCAAACTTATCAATAGGTTTCTTGGTTTTTTCTGA
- the LOC126782126 gene encoding probable ubiquitin-conjugating enzyme E2 23 codes for MGSKQHDSVVKDEEPMTIISDSNENTGFKKLSEVVSGANNTRDIYRQDVVRGKNGMIGIVTEVAGDSDSDSGMTDDEDEEDDDDEEEYDDNADEDDDGENHENEKDRAGDSNSNEHGYKNQNGGNNKSGPLPADQVRVLWIDENESTENISDLKVVDRGFLHGDFVAAASEPTGQVGVVVDVSISVDLKAPDGTIIKDVSSNDLKRVREFTDGDYVVLGTWLGRIEDVFDNVTVMIDDGSLCRVSRADPMDLKPLSKNLLEDVHFPYYPGQRVKARSSSIFKNSLWLSGSWKPNRLEGTVTKVAVGSVFIYWIASAGCGPDSSTTPAKEQAPRKLKLLSCFTHANWQLGDWCLLPSSASSSSIAVDKGSKLELVCNSEERSLGEPNDDSTPMDTDPVSVFDGNNGNAGSNTSIESSSSGSSLSVAKMPVTLHRKKIRRPVVKRDKKAWKEENFERSFLIANTRTTVDVAWQDGSTGRKLASTDLIPLDSPGDHEFVAEQYVVEKASDDDDDTFEARRVGLVKSVNAKERTACVKWLKAVSRAEDPREFDKEEVVSVYELEGHPDYDYCYGDVVVRLLPVSVSPQTTSVSDLIEEPKLQNQPSELTSEAVNEASSIIKSCMDFSDLSWVGNITGLKNGDIEVTWADGMVSTVGPQAIYVVGRADDDDSIAGSEISDAASWETVDDEELHDLHPLVSITEEEEIQGPFNIDSETEEVGDDNSGRNPALSVPLAALRYVTRLASGIFARGQKNLDPTCLDTKGEGDSETQEVEISQGDHGEDSTSQKSVDDSMDIDHKNEEHMSSETTKVLDAAEILCNLRTEKSDMTRCVKDDVSSFKRFDIAKDPLDHHFLGAAGQNSSGKKWFKKIQQDWNILQNNLPVGIYVRVYEDRMDLLRAVIVGAYGTPYQDGLFVFDFHLPPEYPDVPPSAYYHSGGWRINPNLYEEGKVCLSLLNTWTGRGNEVWDPKSSSILQVLVSLQGLVLNSKPYFNEAGYDKQVGTAEGEKNSLSYNENTFLLNCKTIMSLMRRPPKDFEELVRDHFRRRGYYILKACDVYMKGYLIGSLTEHASISDGVDANSTSVGFKLMLAKILPKLYLALSEVGADCHEFKHLQQS; via the exons ATGGGAAGCAAGCAGCATGATAGTGTAGTTAAAGATGAGGAACCTATGACAATTATTTCTGATTCGAATGAGAATACTGGATTTAAAAAGTTGAGTGAGGTTGTCAGTGGGGCGAATAATACTCGAGACATATATAGGCAGGATGTTGTGAGGGGCAAGAATGGCATGATTGGGATTGTGACTGAAGTTGCTGGTGATTCAGATTCTGATAGCGGCATGactgatgatgaggatgaggaggatgatgatgatgaagaagaatatgATGACAATGCTGACGAAGATGACGATGGTGAGAATCATGAAAATGAGAAAGATCGTGCTGGCGACAGTAATTCTAATGAACATGGTTACAAGAACCAAAATGGTGGTAATAATAAGAGTGGTCCTCTTCCTGCTGACCAGGTTCGAGTACTTTGGATTGATGAAAACGAGTCAACTGAGAATATCAGTGATTTGAAAGTTGTTGATCGGGGATTCTTGCATGGGGATTTTGTTGCTGCTGCTTCTGAGCCAACTGGCCAAGTTGGTGTTGTGGTGGATGTCAGTATCTCAGTTGATCTGAAAGCTCCTGATGGCACCATCATAAAAGATGTGTCATCGAATGACTTAAAACGTGTGAGGGAGTTCACTGATGGAGATTATGTGGTCCTTGGTACCTGGCTGGGTAGAATTGAGGATGTTTTTGATAATGTGACAGTGATGATTGATGATGGTTCCCTATGTAGAGTTTCGAGGGCAGATCCAATGGATCTTAAACCACTTTCAAAAAATCTGCTTGAAGATGTTCATTTCCCTTATTACCCAGGTCAGCGTGTGAAGGCAAGGTCATCATCGATTTTCAAGAATTCTTTATGGTTATCTGGCTCATGGAAGCCTAATCGTCTGGAAGGTACTGTTACTAAAGTTGCAGTTGGATCAGTGTTTATTTATTGGATAGCTTCTGCTGGCTGTGGGCCAGACTCTTCTACTACCCCTGCTAAAGAGCAGGCCCCAAGGAAGTTGAAACTGCTGTCTTGTTTTACACATGCAAATTGGCAATTGGGTGACTGGTGTCTTCTTCCTTCATCAGCGTCATCATCTTCTATTGCAGTTGATAAGGgttcaaaattagaacttgtGTGTAATTCGGAGGAGAGGTCACTAGGAGAACCAAATGACGACAGTACTCCCATGGATACAGATCCAGTGTCTGTATTTGATGGAAACAATGGAAATGCTGGAAGTAATACTTCTATTGAATCTAGTTCCAGTGGTAGTTCATTGTCAGTGGCAAAGATGCCTGTTACTCTTCATCGCAAAAAGATTCGTAGACCTGTAGTGAAAAGAGACAAGAAGGCATGGAAGGAGGAAAATTTTGAAAGATCCTTTTTGATTGCCAATACGAGGACAACAGTTGATGTGGCATGGCAGGATGGTTCAACAGGACGGAAGCTGGCATCAACCGATTTAATTCCTCTGGATAGTCCTGGCGATCATGAATTTGTTGCTGAACAGTATGTGGTGGAGAAGGCATCTGATGACGATGATGATACTTTTGAAGCTAGGCGTGTTGGGCTTGTGAAAAGTGTCAATGCCAAGGAGCGAACAGCATGTGTCAAGTGGTTGAAGGCAGTTTCCAGAGCTGAAGATCCGAGAGAGTTCGACAAGGAAGAAGTTGTTAGCGTATATGAGCTAGAGGGTCACCCAGATTATGACTATTGTTATGGGGATGTTGTTGTTAGATTGTTGCCAGTGTCTGTTTCTCCACAGACTACTTCAGTATCAGACTTGATTGAGGAGCCAAAGCTGCAAAATCAACCAAGTGAGCTTACATCAGAAGCTGTCAATGAAGCTTCTTCTATTATAAAATCTTGTATGGACTTCTCAGATCTTTCATGGGTTGGTAATATAACTGGTCTTAAAAATGGCGACATTGAAGTTACATGGGCTGACGGGATGGTTTCCACG GTTGGACCTCAAGCAATTTATGTTGTTGGTCGagctgatgatgatgactcAATAGCTGGGAGTGAGATTAGTGATGCTGCTAGTTGGGAAACAGTTGATGATGAGGAGTTGCATGACCTACATCCCCTCGTAAGTATAACAGAG GAAGAGGAGATTCAGGGTCCCTTCAACATAGATTCTGAAACAGAGGAGGTTGGAGATGATAATTCTGGAAGGAACCCAGCATTATCTGTTCCCTTGGCTGCACTTCGCTATGTCACCAGACTGGCAAGTGGAATATTTGCACGGGGGCAAAAGAACTTGGATCCAACTTGTTTGGATACTAAAGGTGAAGGTGATTCTGAAACTCAGgaagttgaaatttctcaggGAGATCATGGTGAAGATTCCACCTCTCAGAAATCTGTTGATGATAGTATGGATATCGATCATAAAAATGAAGAGCATATGTCGTCAGAGACAACAAAAGTATTGGATGCAGCAGAAATCTTGTGCAACTTAAGGACTGAAAAATCAGATATGACAAGATGTGTCAAGGATGATGTTAGCAGTTTCAAACGCTTTGATATAGCCAAAGATCCTTTGGACCATCATTTTCTTGGTGCAGCAGGGCAG AATAGCAGTGGTAAAAAGTGGTTCAAGAAGATTCAGCAAGATTGGAATATCCTTCAAAATAACCTGCCTG TTGGCATCTATGTACGCGTTTATGAAGATCGAATGGATCTCTTGAGGGCAGTTATAGTTGGGGCCTATGGGACACCTTACCAAGACGGcctctttgtttttgattttcacCTCCCTCCTGAGTATCCTGATGTCCCTCCG TCGGCATATTATCATTCTGGTGGCTGGCGGATAAATCCAAATCTATATGAAGAAGGCAAGGTCTGTCTTAGTCTGTTAAATACTTGGACTGGCAGAGGAAATGAAGTATGGGATCCAAAGTCATCTAGCATCCTTCAAGTTCTAGTTTCACTCCAGGGATTGGTGCTAAATTCTAAGCCTTATTTCAACGAAGCTGGCTATGATAAGCAAGTTGGAACAGCTGAAGGGGAGAAGAATTCGTTGTCATACAATGAGAATACTTTCTTGCTGAACTGCAAGACGATAATGTCTCTTATGCGAAGACCTCCCAAG GACTTTGAAGAGCTTGTCAGAGACCATTTCAGGAGGCGTGGCTATTACATCCTCAAGGCTTGCGATGTATATATGAAAGGCTACTTGATAGGTTCGCTCACTGAACATGCCTCTATTAGTGATGGCGTTGATGCAAATTCAACCTCTGTTGGTTTCAAGTTGATGTTAGCTAAGATTTTGCCAAAGCTGTACTTGGCTCTGAGTGAGGTTGGAGCTGATTGTCATGAGTTTAAGCATCTGCAACAGTCATAG
- the LOC126782129 gene encoding uncharacterized protein LOC126782129: MATGGRFRELLKKYGKVALGVHCSVSAASVAGLYVAVKSNVDVESLIDRLPNLNPFKSEENPASSGIGEEKKRNRTAELAASSGGAIALAVLCNKALFPIRVPITLAVTPPLAKFLARRKLIKTGL; the protein is encoded by the coding sequence ATGGCCACCGGTGGTCGCTTCCGGGAGCTCCTGAAGAAGTACGGCAAGGTAGCGCTGGGCGTCCACTGCTCCGTCTCCGCCGCCTCCGTCGCCGGACTCTACGTCGCCGTCAAGAGCAACGTCGATGTGGAGTCGCTGATCGACAGGCTTCCCAACCTAAACCCTTTCAAGTCCGAAGAGAACCCGGCCTCCTCCGGGATtggggaggagaagaagaggaaccGGACGGCGGAGCTGGCGGCCTCGAGCGGCGGCGCTATAGCATTGGCTGTGCTCTGCAACAAGGCTCTGTTTCCGATCCGGGTTCCGATTACGCTGGCGGTCACGCCTCCCTTGGCTAAGTTTCTGGCCCGGAGGAAGCTTATCAAGACCGGTCTATGA
- the LOC126784697 gene encoding LOW QUALITY PROTEIN: transcription factor ABORTED MICROSPORES-like (The sequence of the model RefSeq protein was modified relative to this genomic sequence to represent the inferred CDS: substituted 2 bases at 2 genomic stop codons), with product MDLYLCFLCCAFVASFILVLFYLVICSVLPKFSKARQTAHIISCKLGVMNSVIMSSLIQRLRPLVGLKGWDFCVVWKLNEDQRFVEWMDCCCSGTEITQGGGYEDHLLLPVVSAVLPCRDTLVQHPRTRSCDLISKMSSTVSLDSGIYAETLVSNQPSWLNFCNSSSYFFXHLQEAVGTRVLMPIPGGLIELLVAKQVLEDQHVIDFITEQYNISMVHDQHLNIGTNYGVNSDTMTRAEIQSKQVLLEHEQMDPSNHIFSSSDNSAMNFLQQFTHNLGNRMRSSSYNVNSFEDSSHELLSDKQMDHTSNNCSAKFGFDQAMESMQQSISMSETQATHHMHMQFMDQSLEPDIDHEQEAGNNDMDSNFVNEDGEQATDLNSDCSDHDQLDVEDDLKYRRKNGKGQAKNLVAERKRRKKLNDRLYELRSLVPNISKLDRASILGDAIEYVMELQNQVKKLQDELGDDHDHEDDHQIHEGAANRKCGQHNSIQSEIDQSQSGIDLKTEQIDHKCPNEFHLRTSGDNSASKQSPESEVIHDRKTQQMEPQVEVAQIEGNQFFVKVFCEHKPGGFVRLMEALSCLSLEVTNANVTSFRCLVSNVFIVEKKDSELVGADEVRDSLLELTRNPLKWRSDEMAKASEVEIGSDNNHHHQSHHQNLHNNHFSPYXLHHLPTEA from the exons ATGGATCTCTACCTTTGTTTTCTCTGCTGTGCTTTTGTTGCTTCTTTCATTCTCGTCTTGTTTTACTTAGTAATTTGTTCAGTACTACCCAAATTCTCGAAAGCAAGACAAACTGCTCATATCATCAGCTGCAAGCTAG GTGTCATGAACAGTGTCATCATGTCAAGTCTCATTCAGAGGCTTAGACCCCTTGTGGGTTTGAAAGGATGGGATTTTTGTGTTGTCTGGAAACTAAATGAAGATCAAAG GTTTGTTGAGTGGATGGATTGTTGCTGTTCCGGGACTGAAATTACTCAAGGTGGTGGATATGAAgaccatcttcttcttccagtAGTTTCTGCAGTCCTTCCTTGTAGGGATACCTTGGTGCAGCATCCAAGAACCAGATCTTGTGATCTTATTTCCAAAATGTCTTCTACGGTTTCCCTAGACTCCGG GATATATGCAGAGACTTTAGTGTCCAACCAACCGAGTTGGTTAAACTTCTGTAA TTCAAGCTCTTATTTCTTTTGACACTTGCAGGAAGCTGTTGGGACCAGGGTTTTGATGCCAATACCAGGAGGACTAATTGAGCTTCTTGTTGCCAAACAA GTACTCGAAGACCAGCATGTTATTGATTTCATCACAGAGCAATACAACATCTCAATGGTACATGACCAACATCTAAATATTGGTACAAACTATGGTGTAAACTCAGACACAATGACTCGAGCTGAAATCCAATCAAAGCAAGTACTTTTAGAGCACGAACAAATGGACCCCAGCAATCATATTTTCAGCTCCAGTGATAACTCTGCCATGAACTTCTTGCAGCAGTTTACTCACAACTTGGGAAACAGGATGAGGAGCAGTAGTTATAATGTCAATTCTTTTGAGGATTCATCACATGAACTTCTGTCTGATAAGCAAATGGACCACACCTCTAATAATTGTTCCGCAAAATTTGGGTTTGATCAAGCAATGGAGTCAATGCAGCAGTCAATATCGATGAGTGAGACACAAGCTACACACCACATGCATATGCAATTTATGGATCAGTCATTAGAACCAGACATTGATCATGAGCAGGAAGCCGGCAATAATGACATGGATTCAAATTTTGTAAATGAAGATGGAGAGCAAGCTACAGACCTGAACTCAGATTGCAGTGATCATGATCAGCTTGACGTTGAGGATGATTTAAAATATCGGAGGAAGAACGGTAAAGGGCAGGCCAAAAACCTTGttgcagagagaaagagaaggaagAAGCTTAATGACAGGCTTTATGAACTTAGGTCTTTAGTTCCCAATATCTCTAAG TTGGACAGAGCTTCAATTCTTGGGGATGCAATAGAGTATGTGATGGAGTTGCAGAACCAAGTTAAGAAACTCCAAGATGAACTTGGCGATGATCACGATCACGAAGATGATCATCAAATTCATGAAGGTGCTGCAAATAGGAAGTGTGGCCAACATAACAGTATACAATCAGAGATTGATCAGAGTCAAAGTGGGATTGATCTTAAAACTGAGCAAATTGATCATAAATGtccaaatgagtttcattTGAGAACATCAGGAGACAATAGTGCCTCGAAACAAAGCCCCGAATCAGAAGTTATCCATGATCGCAAGACACAGCAGATGGAG CCCCAAGTGGAAGTAGCTCAGATAGAGGGGAATCAGTTCTTTGTGAAGGTATTCTGTGAGCACAAACCTGGTGGATTTGTGAGATTGATGGAGGCTTTGAGCTGTCTGAGCCTTGAAGTTACTAATGCCAATGTAACTAGCTTCAGATGCCTTGTCTCCAATGTCTTCATTGTAGAG AAAAAGGATAGTGAACTAGTTGGAGCTGATGAAGTGAGAGACTCATTGCTAGAGCTAACAAGGAATCCATTAAAATGGCGCAGTGATGAAATGGCGAAAGCATCGGAGGTTGAGATTGGCTCGGACaacaatcatcatcatcaatccCATCACCAAAACCTCCACAACAACCATTTCAGTCCCTATTAATTACATCATCTTCCTACTGAAGCATAA
- the LOC126784739 gene encoding LOW QUALITY PROTEIN: transcription factor ABORTED MICROSPORES-like (The sequence of the model RefSeq protein was modified relative to this genomic sequence to represent the inferred CDS: deleted 1 base in 1 codon; substituted 1 base at 1 genomic stop codon), giving the protein MTMYNLIIERLRPLVGLKGWDYCVVWKLSEDQRFIEWIGCCCPGIDKDTQNGGPELLFPVYQVFQCRDTRKHSRTNSCDILAQLPSSVSLDSGIYAKTILSNQPCWLNCSSSNRDSSAMLERDGTRVLVPTAGGLMIELFVSKNVTEDQHVIDFITAQCNIWREQDTLISASNTCSTNTPVLSPSMMPFDPHEANLPYDITVDRICLCSSESSSPLNFLQHVTGYNSEKRMKNSTIACNYDQNNSHEYSLEPPLENMEQQGGTLDDQDSIKPEDHSVSDCSDQTDENTNNKRRNGKQPQSKNLVAERKRRKKLNEKLYKLRSLVPNISXMDRASILKDAIDYVKDLQRQVKELQDVLEDNSNGGGPKRTFNSISGNHNNYQSERLNQHGISMANIPDEKPLKGFPDSEQSTNEKGHRQMEPQVGVTQLDGNEFFVTVFCEQKPERFVRLMEALDSLGLEVTNANVTSFRSLVSNVFKVEKRDSEVLQADEVRDSLMEIMRNPSKGYWPEMAETSGNDGALDYDHDHKHQYPHQLHNYHNPSCHLEHLYN; this is encoded by the exons ATGACTATGTATAATCTGATAATTGAGAGGCTTAGACCTCTTGTCGGTTTGAAAGGCTGGGATTATTGTGTTGTGTGGAAGTTGAGTGAAGACCAAAG GTTCATTGAGTGGATTGGTTGTTGTTGTCCTGGGATTGATAAGGACACCCAGAATGGAGGACCAGAACTTCTGTTTCCAGTTTATCAAGTCTTTCAGTGCAGGGATACAAGGAAGCACTCAAGAACTAATTCTTGTGACATCCTTGCTCAACTTCCTTCTTCAGTGTCCTTAGACTCTGG GATTTACGCAAAAACCATACTGTCAAACCAGCCCTGTTGGTTGAACTGCTCCTCTAGTAACAGAGACTCAAGTGCTATGCTA GAAAGAGATGGGACCAGAGTTTTGGTTCCAACAGCAGGTGGCTTAATGATCGAGCTGTTTGTATCCAAAAAT gtCACTGAGGACCAGCATGTAATTGATTTCATCACAGCACAATGCAACATTTGGCGCGAGCAAGACACACTGATCAGTGCAAGCAACACATGTAGTACAAACACCCCTGTACTTTCCCCATCAATGATGCCATTTGATCCTCACGAAGCAAATTTGCCATACGAT ATCACAGTTGATCGAATCTGCCTATGCTCTTCTGAGTCATCTTCTCCATTGAACTTCCTGCAACATGTCACTGGTTACAACTCTGAGAAGAGAATGAAGAATAGTACTATTGCATGTAACTATGATCAGAATAATTCACATGAGTACTCTTTGGAACCGCCATTAGAAAACATGGAGCAACAAGGAGGAACTCTGGATGATCAGGATTCGATAAAACCAGAAGACCATTCAGTTTCAGATTGCAGTGATCAAACTGATGAgaacacaaataataaaagaagaaatggAAAACAGCCTCAATCCAAAAACCTTGTTGCTGAGAGGAAGAGAAGGAAGAAGCTAAACGAAAAACTTTATAAACTTCGCTCTTTGGTTCCCAACATTTCTTAG ATGGACAGGGCTTCGATTCTCAAGGATGCAATTGATTATGTTAAGGACTTGCAGAGGCAAGTGAAAGAACTCCAAGATGTGCTTGAAGATAATTCAAATGGAGGAGGACCTAAGAGAACCTTCAATAGTATCTCTGGAAATCACAACAATTACCAATCAGAGAGGCTGAATCAACATGGAATTTCCATGGCAAATATACCAGATGAGAAGCCTCTAAAAGGGTTTCCTGACTCGGAGCAGAGTACTAATGAGAAGGGACATCGACAGATGGAG CCACAAGTAGGAGTAACTCAGTTAGACGGGAACGAGTTCTTTGTGACAGTGTTCTGTGAGCAGAAGCCAGAACGGTTTGTGAGATTGATGGAGGCATTGGATAGTTTAGGATTGGAAGTGACTAATGCAAATGTGACTAGCTTCAGAAGTCTTGTCTCTAATGTGTTTAAAGTAGAG AAAAGGGACAGTGAAGTACTGCAAGCTGATGAAGTAAGGGACTCTTTGATGGAGATAATGCGGAATCCATCGAAAGGGTACTGGCCTGAGATGGCGGAAACATCAGGGAATGACGGTGCTTTGGACTATGATCATGATCACAAGCATCAGTACCCCCATCAGCTCCACAACTACCATAATCCTTCATGTCATCTTGAACATCTTTATAACTAA